From a region of the Schistocerca nitens isolate TAMUIC-IGC-003100 chromosome 8, iqSchNite1.1, whole genome shotgun sequence genome:
- the LOC126198538 gene encoding uncharacterized protein LOC126198538, whose amino-acid sequence MFLGVLLLLPLLAEGSFLNDLFCNLPDASTESLNITTAEKTWYAQYQYNIPGASLLGCLTVVQSPGDSSDEMNINGTFSSLPLLPWHALGKFNGNRMDSKVDGIWDLPLSGPHNIVYTDAEIFIEHFCVAGVETSFILTTEETLSDELEAKIWEIVENHPEVSKSRYMKVTC is encoded by the exons ATGTTCCTcggtgtgctgctgctgctgcctctgttGGCTGAGGGTTCGTTCCTCAACGACCTCTTCTGCAACCTGCCTGATGCCTCCACTGAGAGCCTCAACATCACCACG GCAGAGAAGACGTGGTACGCGCAGTACCAGTACAACATCCCCGGCGCGTCGCTGCTCGGATGCCTCACTGTGGTACAGTCTCCGGGAGATAGCAGCGACGAGATGAACATCAATGGCACATTCAGCAGCCTGCCTCT tcTTCCTTGGCATGCTCTCGGCAAATTCAACGGCAACCGCATGGACAGCAAAGTGGACGGCATAT GGGACCTTCCACTGAGCGGCCCGCATAACATCGTGTACACCGACGCCGAGATCTTCATAGAACACTTCTGCGTTGCGGGAGTCG AGACTTCGTTTATTCTGACAACCGAAGAGACTCTCAGCGACGAATTGGAAGCCAAGATCTGGGAAATCGTCGAGAATCATCCTGAGGTGAGCAAGTCGAGATACATGAAGGTAACCTGCTGA